In Reichenbachiella agarivorans, one genomic interval encodes:
- the cheB gene encoding chemotaxis-specific protein-glutamate methyltransferase CheB, giving the protein MDKVRVVVADDSGFMRLLISDILTENGSVEVIGTAVDGKDAAIKVAELRPDVLLLDMNMGEYDGLYAVKRIMSENPLPILILSSIGNTNLQPIFDALDLGAVDYLNKPEKGNSKLRNIEVELIQKIKNAKRANTKAIPDPKINANTYEHTFNEKSKYDVIVIGASTGGPSAIEKVINSLPGNLNVPVLICQHMPPNFIGSFVKRLNAMSPLQIEVGRENMRPKAGHIIVAPGESNMVVTKKRSGGVYIGFTDQVFPEYNCPSINALMLSVAEVYKDRSIGVVLTGMGKDGMLGMKQIKEQGGYTIAQSEKSCVIYGMPKAAVEYQAVDRSIDINEIGGFLVNSL; this is encoded by the coding sequence TTGGATAAAGTTAGAGTAGTAGTAGCAGATGATTCAGGTTTTATGAGGTTATTGATCTCAGACATATTGACCGAAAACGGAAGCGTAGAAGTGATTGGCACTGCGGTAGATGGCAAGGACGCCGCTATTAAAGTTGCTGAACTCAGACCTGACGTGCTGTTGCTAGACATGAATATGGGGGAGTACGATGGCTTGTATGCTGTCAAGCGAATCATGAGTGAAAATCCATTGCCGATTCTTATTTTAAGTTCAATTGGCAATACCAATCTACAGCCGATATTTGATGCGCTAGATTTGGGTGCTGTGGATTATTTGAATAAACCTGAAAAGGGTAATTCTAAGCTCCGAAATATTGAGGTGGAGTTGATCCAAAAGATCAAGAATGCTAAGCGTGCCAACACCAAGGCGATTCCAGATCCTAAAATCAACGCCAATACCTATGAGCATACTTTTAATGAAAAGAGCAAATATGACGTCATTGTCATAGGAGCTTCGACAGGTGGGCCAAGTGCAATTGAAAAAGTGATCAATTCCCTGCCTGGAAACCTGAATGTACCTGTACTGATTTGCCAGCACATGCCACCTAACTTTATAGGGTCTTTTGTCAAACGGCTCAATGCCATGTCACCGCTGCAGATTGAGGTAGGAAGAGAAAATATGAGACCTAAGGCTGGTCATATCATCGTGGCGCCAGGAGAGTCCAACATGGTAGTGACTAAAAAGAGGAGCGGAGGGGTGTATATTGGGTTTACAGATCAAGTATTTCCCGAATATAACTGTCCCTCTATCAATGCATTGATGCTGTCAGTAGCTGAGGTGTACAAAGACCGCAGCATAGGAGTCGTCCTCACTGGCATGGGCAAGGATGGGATGCTCGGGATGAAACAGATAAAAGAGCAAGGTGGTTATACCATTGCACAAAGTGAAAAGTCTTGTGTCATCTATGGTATGCCCAAGGCAGCTGTAGAGTATCAAGCGGTTGATCGCTCTATAGACATCAATGAAATAGGAGGATTTTTAGTAAACAGCTTATAA